In Coregonus clupeaformis isolate EN_2021a unplaced genomic scaffold, ASM2061545v1 scaf2913, whole genome shotgun sequence, one genomic interval encodes:
- the LOC123489265 gene encoding fibroblast growth factor 14-like, whose product MSLSSNLQQHFTPECKFKESVFENYYVTYSSILYRQTQSGRSWYIGINRDGQVMKGNRVKKTKGAAHFLPKLIEVAMYREPSLHEVVVVAELSPPRKTVKTSDSPVLQNGKKDPPSKTKTS is encoded by the exons atgtctctgtctTCTAATCTACAGCAACACTTCACCCCAGAGTGCAAGTTCAAAGAGAGTGTGTTTGAGAACTACTACGTGACGTACTCGTCCATCCTGTACCGGCAGACCCAGTCGGGCAGGTCCTGGTACATCGGCATCAACCGGGACGGACAGGTCATGAAGGGCAACAGGGTCAAGAAGACCAAAGGGGCGGCCCACTTCCTGCCCAAACTCATAGAAG TGGCAATGTACAGGGAGCCTTCGCTGCATGAAGTGGTGGTGGTCGCCGAGCTGAGTCCGCCCAGAAAAACGGTCAAGACCTCCGATTCGCCCGTGCTGCAGAATGGCAAGAAAGACCCACCCTCCAAAACCAAAACTTCCTAG